The Bacillus sp. B-jedd sequence ATGTGGCGGAAATCCATCAGGTCCTGCGGAAATATGAAGGGAGAATCACCTATCAATTAACCCCAATGAGCACTTTGATTGAGGGCGATTTGGCCGAACTGCTTGAGGTCGTACGCGAGATTCATGAAGTCCCTTTTGCAAAAGGGCTGCAGAGAGTTTGCACGAATATCCGGATTGATGATCGCCGTGACAAGGAACACACGATGGAGCGGAAACTACGGGCGGTTGAGAACCGGCTGCGTGGATTGGGCTGAGCTTGTTTTAGGGGAAGAAGCACTAGTGGCCTTTTATTTGTATTTAAAAAAGAACGCTTGGGAATTCCCAAGCGTTTTTTACTTGCCTTTTGCATTGACCAATTCGAACCGCTCACAGACGAGCAGCATGTCTTCGGAAAATTCAAGCCCCAGCTTGCCAAGCTCTTGGGTAAAAAAACGCGTGTGGGCATCTTTCCAATACTGGTATGTTCGGTCTCCCTCACCTTCCGCAATCGCAAAATCCTCGGGAACCTCATTCATTGGCATTTTCTTAACATCAGTTATTTTAATCATCCCAACAGGCTCATCGCGGCTATTCAGAATAATACTGTAATCATCGACTGCGGGGAGCCGTTCGTTTTCCAGTTCATAAAAAATAAAACCTGAGCAAGTGGCCGTTTTGATTCCATCGATGACCAGTTGTGCTAGATAGTCGGCATCATCCCCGAATTGCCATGCGCTGACTGATTTCGGCGCTTCCTCCTGTTTGGTTTCCCAATACTCATTCCAATATTTCTGAGCTAGATCGTTCATGGAAAGTCCCCCTTTTGCAAAAAACGAATCGTTTCTTTTCATCATATCATTTAACTGTTTGAATGGGCGTAACATTTAATGACCTGAAACACTGGGTGATATAGAAACACTGGAAATCGTAGAGGCCAAAAAGCTTTGAATAACTTAAAAGAAAAAGCCTGCAGGGACTAGTGCCACCATTAAACAAGCAGGATTTTCCATTCCTGATGGAGAATGTAAAACTTATTAGGGAAAGATTATCACCTGTCTGACGTACGGATCATTCCCTTAATACATACTTCTATATTACTAGCCCGAAGGAGTGAGTGAAATGAAAGTAAAAATGAAAAAATGCATCCGCTGCAAAACACTCTTAAGCTACTCCTCAAAAATCTGCTACAAATGTGGAGGCACCGAACTGGAAAGATGCATAAAGTGATGAAAGGAACGGTTCTGCTGCTTTCTTCGAGACCCGAAGAAAGTGCTGGAACCGCCCTCTGCTTCTAAAAACAGCAGTAGAGCTCGGGAGCTCCGCTGCTGTTTTATTGTTGAATGACTGGCAGGACGATGAAGAAAGATCTCATTTAGATCCATAACATCCTTCGATACAACGCCGTCCGGTCGCCAAGTCCTTCTTTCGAGCCCGAAAGCCCGTTATGAAAGGAGAAACAACGTCCCCTATGAAAACACAGCACCTGGAAATTATTTCGCTTCCCGAATGAAACGCTGGAACCGTCCCCTGCCTTGCTTTCTGTGATATTATTTTAGAGGAATATTTTTTAAAATAAATTGATGGCGTGGGAGTTTCCAGGTACCTATTAGGGGAGCTGCGCTTGCATGGATTTATAGATTTTGAAATTTTGCTAGAGGTGGTTTGGGTATGCCGGGTGGCGTTGTTGATAATCAGCGGACTGGTTTAGTTGGGGATGTGCTGAGGCGGAATCTTGGGGAGGGCAGCCGGATTTCTGTGGCTGCGGCTCATTTTACGTTGTATGCGTTTGAAGAGTTGAAGCGGGAGCTGGCGAAGGTGGACGGGTTTCGTTTCATCCTGACAGAACCGGCTTTTGTTGATATGGAAGGCTTGCCGCGTGAGCAAGTAGAAAAAAATGAGAATCTGCTCTTTGGCGTAGTGGAGGAACAGAAATATAAAGCGGAGCTGTCTCAGGCGCATATTGCCAGGGAGCTGGCGAAGTGGGTAACAACGAAGGCACAGTTTAAGTCGGTGACAAAGCAAAAGATAGAAGGCGGGCTTTACCATGTCGCCAACAAGGATGAGAAGGAAATCGGCCTCGTTGGCGGGGCGCCATTTTCAACCGCGGGGCTTGGCTACAGCAATTCATCGAATATGTATATCAATACAATTGTCGATGACAAAGAAACAAACCGCCAGCTCTTGAACAATTTCGATTCTATCTGGCAAAATGAACAGGTTTTGCATGATGTAAAGGACAATATCCTCGATAGACTGGAAACGCTCTACAAGGAAAACTCTCCAGAGTTCATTTACTTTGTCACGCTGTATCATTTGTTTAAAGAATTTTTGGAAGGAACGAAGGACCTGGACGCGCTCCAGGCAAAAACGGGTTTCGAGAACACGATGATCTGGAACAAGCTCTATGCCTTCCAGAAGGACGGAGTGGTCGGCGCGGTCAATAAAATCGAAAAGCATGGCGGCTGCATTATCGCCGATAGCGTCGGTCTCGGGAAAACGTTCGAAGCGCTCGCTGTCATCAAATATTATGAGCTCCGCAACCATCGTGTCCTCGTACTTGCGCCGAAAAAGCTGCGCGAGAACTGGTCGATTTACCGATTGAATGATAAGCGGAATATTTTGGCGGATGATCGTTTTTCTTATGATTTATTGAACCATACCGATTTATCACGCCAGGGGGGATACAGTGGCGACATCAATCTTGAACATGTGAACTGGGGGAATTATGACCTCGTCGTCATTGACGAGTCGCACAACTTCCGCAATAATGAGGCGCGCAATGACAGGGTGACCCGTTATTCGCGGCTTATGAATGACATGATCAAAGCCGGCGTCAAAACAAAGATCCTCATGCTGTCGGCGACGCCGGTCAATAATAAGCTCGACGATTTAAAAAACCAGGTTGCCTTCATTACTGAAGGTAATGACGGCGCCTTATCCGAAAGCGCGAATATCAAGAACATATCGCAGACGATCAGGCAGGCGCAGTCGCAGTTCAACAAATGGAGCAAGCTGCCGGAAGAAGAACGGACGACAGAGCGGCTGCTCGACTTTTTGAGCTGGGACTATTTCACCTTGCTTGATTCGTTAACGATTGCGCGCTCGCGGCGTCATATCGAAAAATATTACAACATGAAAGATATCGGCAAATTTCCGGACCGGAAAAAGCCGCTTAATATAAAGGAAACGATTGACAAGCAAGGCGAGTTTCCGGCGCTTTCGCTTATTAATGATGATATCCTCAGGCTGCGCCTCGCCGTGTATTCGCCGATGCAATACGTCCTACCGCATATGCGGGGCGCCTATAATGAAAAGTACGATACAAAGGTAAGGAATGGCCAGGTTTTCCGGCAGACCGACCGTGAAAACAACCTGATCCATTTGATGAAAGCGAATTTGCTGAAACGGCTTGAAAGTTCCGTACATTCTTTTTCTTTGACGTTAAAGAGTATTACAAACAACATCGATGCCTTTTTGCAAAAAATCGATGACTACAAACCCGGACAGGATGCCGCACAGGATATAATGGATATCGATGTCGAGGATCCGGAGCTTGAAGACGCGCTCATCGGTTCAAAGGTCAAAATTCTGCTGAAGGATGTCGATTTGATCCGTTGGAAGCAAGACCTTCAATATGACCGGGAAATTCTCGCGCGCCTCACGATGCAGGCTGAAATGGTTTCCCCGGAACGTGACCAGAAGCTTTCGCGGCTGAAGGAATTGATATCCGATAAAGTCGCAAACCCTTTGAACGGGCAAAACAAGAAAGTCCTTATCTTCACCGCGTTCGCCGATACGGCCAACTATTTATATGCAAACCTAAGCGGCTGGACCCGTGATAAATTTGGGCTTCACAGCGCTGTTGTGACGGGATCGGACAATCCTAAAACAACTATGAAACTGAAAAAAGCCGATTTCAACAGTGTCCTTACCTATTTTTCGCCTCTTTCAAAAGAACGGGCAAAGGTCATGCCGGATGCGAAAGAAGAAATTGATGTGCTGATTGCTACAGACTGCATATCCGAAGGCCAAAACCTCCAGGACTGCGACTATTTAATCAATTATGATATCCACTGGAACCCAGTGCGGATCATCCAGAGGTTTGGCCGGATTGACCGACTTGGCAGTAAAAATGGTGTCATCCAGCTGGTGAACTTTTGGCCGCCGATTGAACTGGACGAATATATCAACCTCGTCGGACGGGTCAAGGACCGGATGACGATTCTCAATATTTCATCGACAGGTGAGGAGAATGTCATTGCTGAAAACAGCAATGAGATGAAGGATCTCGAATACCGCCGGAAACAACTGGAGAAACTGCAGAACGAGATGATCGATCTGGAAGAAATTTCGGGGAATATTTCACTCACCGATTTCACGCTTGATGATTTCCGGATGGATTTGCTTGCCCATATGAAGAAAAATGGCAGCGTTGTGAAAGAAGCTCCGCTGGGATTGTTTTCATTGACGAGTAACAGGAACGGAAAACTGAAGGAAGAAATCAGCCCGGGAGTGATTTTTTGCCTGAAGCAAATCAATCATGTACCAGGGCAGGACGGCAAAAATGCACTCCATCCGTATTACCTCGTTTATGTAAAATACGACGGGAATGTACTTTTAAGCTATGGCCACGTAAAAAAGATTCTAGATTTATACAGGTCGCTTTGCCTCGGCAAACAGGAGCCGGAACGCGTGCTGTATGAATTATTTTATAAAGAAACACGGAACGGCAGGCAAATGGTGCCGTATAAAGAACTGCTTGAGCAGGCCGCAGGTGAGATAGCCGGCAAAATCGACCATCAATCAACGCTGAACATTTTCAGCCTTGGCAGCCTCGACAGCCTTGTCGCCAGTTCAAATACGAACCTCCAGGACTTTGAAGTCGTATCTTATTTGATAGTGAAGGAGTAAATGGCGCGGATGAAAGCTGCGGATAGTTTTTATGAACATATTGGCATTGGACGGCTTTTATCCCCAATTCATAAAAAGCTCGATAAAAAGATGTTTTATGAACAGGGCGGCCTTAAAAAAGGGGAGAAGGAGACCATTTCGAAATTGATTGAAAAGATGGAACTGGCGTACCTGCTCTCCCTTTCCACGATCAATATTCAGCCGTTTATTTCTGACGAATACCATGTTGAAGGCGTAATGTTCTTAACGGTCCAGCTCAGGGAGGATCCCTCGGACAGGCAAGTGGCCACTATTGATGAAGCGATACACCGCGCTCTGCCTCATCCAGTTGTCCTCGTGTTCGACTGGAACGGTGAATGCCAAATCAGCACCGCGATGAAACGGCTGAACAAGGTGGACAGGTCAGGTGTCGTCATTGAGGGGATCCATCGGACAGGCTGGTTTTTTCCCTCGGAAGCGAAAGCCGAGTTTGAGGCATTTTTGCAGGCAGTCCGACTTGAAAATGTCAGATTTTCGAGCTTTCTCGATTTTTACAAGGATATTGACCGCGCTGTAGAAGCCATTAAACTTTCCCGAGTGGCAGGCAGTTACAAAATCGCCGGAAGTGAAGCTGAATACGAGGAGCGGCAGGCTGCACTTTTGCAAATCGAAAAGCTCGAGCAGGAGGCTGTTAAACTGAAAACGGCGATCAGGAAAGAGTCACAGTTTAATAAAAAAGTTGAGATGAATGTAAAAATCCAACAGCTACTGAAGCAGATGGAATCGTTAAAGAAACAGTTGGATACGCAGGGGGAATGAAGGATGGAAAAGCTGGATGGACAATCGCTAGACTTGGCTGCGCAGAACATTGAAGCCATTAAGCGGCTTTTTCCTGAAGTGGTCGCAGAAGGAAAAATTGATTTTGAAAAACTGAAGCTCGCTCTTGGGGAGGCGGTCGACTCCCGGAAGGAGAAATTCGAATTCTCCTGGCATGGAAAGGCTGAAGCGCTGAAGTTGGCGCAGACACCTTCCGCCGGCACCTTGAGGCCAGACAGGGATTCAGGCAAAAACTGGGACGAAACTGAAAATCTTTATATTGAAGGAGACAACCTTGAAGTATTGAAGCTTTTGCAGAAATCATATTTCGGGAAGGTCAAGATGATTTTCATCGACCCGCCTTATAACACTGGCAAGGACTTCGTTTATAAGGACGACTTCAGAGACAGCATCGAAAATTACAAGCGCCAAACTGGCCAGGCGATGAAGGCGAACGCCGAAACGCGGGGACGCTACCATACCGACTGGCTCAATATGATGTACCCGCGCCTGAAGCTTGCGCGCAATCTGCTCCAAGAGAACGGAGTGATGTTCATCAGCCTTGATGATACCGAAGTGGCCAATCTGAGGAAGATGTGCGATGAGATATTCGGTGAGGACAACTTCGTCGCGAACCTCGTCTGGCAAAAGAAATTCTCGAGGGCGAATGACGCGGCGTACTTTTCAACAATGCATGACCATATACTCGTTTATTGCAAAAATAGTATCCATACAAATGAAAGCGGCTGGAAAATTGGCCTGCTGCCAAGAGGGGACGAAATTCCGCAAGGCTATGGCAACCCCGACAACGACCCGCGCGGGGTCTGGACCTCAGTCGTCCTGTCGGCGAAATCGGGTTCGGACAAACTCCTTTATGAAATCACAACGCCAAGCGGACGGGTATGTGCGCCGCCGAGCGGAAGATACTGGAGTGTCAGCAAGGAACGTTTCGAGGAACTCGTCAGGGATAACCGCATTTGGTTTGGCGTGAAGGGGGATGGGACGCCTAGGCTGAAAACCTTCTTGTCCGAGGTGCAGAGCGGGCTGAGGCCAAACACGATTCTGTTCCATGCGGAAGCTGGCCATAACCAGGAAGGGAAACAGGAAACGAAGGCCCTTTTTGACGATGTCGGGGTGTTCGACGGCCCGAAACCGGTCAGGCTCCTTGAATTTCTGCTGAAAACGGCGAATCTAGAGGATGCCGAAATTGTTCTCGATTTCTTCTCGGGTTCGGCGACAACCGCCCATGCGGTAATGAAGCTGAACAGCGAGGATGGCTTACGGCGTAAATTCATTTTGGTTCAATTACCGGAGCTTTGCGACTCAGGGACTGAGGCATATAAAGCCGGATTCCGGACGATTTGTGAAATCGGCAGGGAGCGGATTCGCCGGGCAGGGGAAAAGGTGGCTGCGGAGTCGGAGCGTGACGATCTTGATATTGGCTTTAAGGCCTTCAGTCTCGATTCTTCCAATCTAAAGCCGTGGGATCCGGATTTTGAAAATCTCGAGCAGGACTTGTTCAACCTAGAAGACAATTTGAAGGAAGACCGTACCCAGGATGATCTGCTGCATGAAATCCTCCTGAAAGTCGGCCTGCCGCTCACGGTTCCGATCGAAAAAGCGGACGTTGGCGGGAAAACGGTTTATTCGGTTGGTTATGGCTCGCTTCTCGTGTGCCTTGAGGATGAGATCGGGCTCGACGTTGTCAACGGAATGATCAGGCTGAAGGCAGAAGCGTTCAACCCGAAAGTCGTCTTCAAGGAATCCGGTTTCCTGAATGATGCGGTAAAAACGAATGCAATCCAGACGCTTAGGAAAAATGGAATCAATGATGTTAGGAGTGTGTAAGGAATGAAGCTGAAGTTTCAGGCGGACCTTGGGTACCAGCGCCAGGCCATTGATTCTATTGTAAATATTTTCAGGGGGCAGTCGACCAGGCAGTCGAATTTCACTGTTTCCTACGGCGAGGATGCCGGAATGATCCAAACCGATCTTGGGATTGGCAACCGGCTTGATTTGACCAAGAATGAAATTTTGAAAAATGTCCAGGAAATCCAGATTCAAAACGGCCTCGCGCGAAGTGAAGCGCTCGATGGGATGAATTTCACTGTCGAAATGGAGACAGGCACCGGGAAAACGTATGTGTATTTGCGTTCAATTTATGAACTGAACAAGCAATACGGCTTTACGAAGTTCGTCATTGTTGTGCCGTCCGTCGCGATTCGCGAGGGCGTTTATAAATCACTGCAAATCACTGAGCAGCACTTCAAGGAGCTTTATGACAGGCAGCCGCTCGAGTATTTCATCTATGACTCGGAGAAACTCGATCAAGTGCGCAACTTTGCGACAGCCACAGCGATCCAGGTGATGATCATCAATATTGATGCGTTCAGGAAAAGCTTCGCCGACCCGGAAAAAGAAGATAAGGCGAATGTCATCCACCGCGCAAATGACCGCCTGAACGGCTACCGGCCGATCGAGTTCATCCAGCAGACGAATCCGATTGTCATCATCGATGAACCGCAAAGTGTCGACACGACGCCGAAGTCGAAAGAAGCAATTTCCTCGCTTGCGCCAATGTGCACGCTCCGATATTCAGCGACCCACATTGATAAATACAATATGATATTCCGCCTCGATGCGGTCGATGCATATAATGAAAAGCTCGTCAAAAAGATTGAAGTCATGTCGGTCAGGTCAGAGCAATCGTTCAACCTGCCTTTTATGAAGCTGCTTGAGGTGAAAGAGCGAAAGGCGAAAATCGAGCTTGATGTGGAAGCGAACGGGAAAGTGAAACGCGTGGTAAAAATCGTCAAAAACGGTGATGACCTTTACGATTTATCCGGAGACCGCGAACTGTACCGTGGCTTCCGCGTCGAGCAGATCGATTGGACACCCGGAAACGAATCAGTTGAAATCAACGGCCACTATCTTGCGATCGGCGATGCGCTCGGTGAAGTCGATGATGAAACGATTAAACGGTATCAAATCCGGAGGACAATCGAGGAGCATCTCGATAAGGAGCTGCGGTACAACCACCGAGGCATCAAAGTGCTTAGCCTGTTTTTCATCGACAAAGTGGCGAATTATCGGGATTACGACAAAAGCGGGAATCCAGTCAAAGGAAAGTACGCGCTCATGTTCGAGGAAGAATACAGAATCCTTGCAAGAAAGCCGAAATACCGCACCCTTTTCGATGATATTGATGTAGACGTGGAAGTGGAAAGGATTCACAATGGCTATTTTGCCCAAGATAAAAAGGGCTTGCTGAAGGATACGAAAGGGAATACGGCGGCGGACACGGATGTGTACAGCCTGATCATGAAGGATAAGGAAAGGCTGTTGAGCCTTGAGGAGCCGCTGAGGTTCATTTTTTCCCACTCAGCGTTGAGGGAAGGCTGGGACAATCCGAACGTTTTCCAGATATGCACGCTGAAGGATTCAGGCGGAACGTATGTGAGCCGGCGACAGGAAATTGGCCGGGGCTTGCGCCTTGCCGTCAACCAGGACGGAGAGCGGGTAGCGGATTATAATGTGAATACGCTGACCGTCATGGCGAATGAATCGTACGAGGAGTTTGTTGCCAATCTCCAGACCGAGATGGAGGAACAGACGGGGATTGTTTTTGGCAAAATTGAAAAGCATATCTTCGCCAGGCTTGCGTATTTGGACCAGGAGAAGGATGAGCCGGTCGCGATGGGTTACGACTTGTCGGCAAAATTATATGAAAGCCTGAAAAGCGGAGGATATGTCGATCAAAAAGAAAAAGCAACGGCAAAGCTGAAGGAAGCGCTCGAAAACTATGAGGTTGAGCTTCCCGACGAATTCGAGCCTTGGAAAACGGCGGTGCTGAAAGAACTGAAGCATATCACTAGCCGACTGCCTGTAAAGGATGCGAGCAGGAAAAAGAAAGTGAAACTGAACAAAGCGGTAATCGACAGCAAGGATTTCCTTGAGTTATGGGACCGGATCAAGTATAAAACGGTGTTTTCAATTGATTTTGACAGCGAGGAGTTGATCCGGAAGACGGTCGAGGCAATCGGGAAGATGAACCGGATTGACAAAGTGCGCATCATTAGCCGGAAGGATCGGGTGGCCGGTTTTGACCGGATCACCGGGGTGAGCGGCTCGGTCGTGAGTGAGCGAGTTGAGGATTACGTTGAATCTGCGCATGTACTCCCCGATGTGATCACTGAGCTGCAAAACCGTACGAACCTTACACGAAAGACGATTGTCCGGATTCTTACCGGCTGCAAAAGGCTTGAGGATTTCAAAAATAATCCCCAGAAGTTCATCCAGGAAGTTACGAAAATCATTCAGCGCGAAATGAAGCTGCTTTTGCGCGACGGCATTAAATATTACAAGATGGATGATGACTCATACTATGCAGTCGAGCTGTTCAAAAACGAGGAACTGCTAGCCTATTTGAACGATAATGCGGTTGAAAGCAGGAAATCGCCTTTCGACCATGTTCTTTACGATTCAGAGATAGAAGAGAGTTTCGCGAAGCGGTTCGAGGATGATGAGAATGTCAGGGTTTACGTCAAGCTGCCCGGCTGGTTCAAAATTGAAACCCCGGTCGGCAACTACAATCCCGACTGGGCAGCCGTCATTAACAAAAACGGCGAAGAAAAACTTTATTTCGTCCTCGAAACGAAGGGGACAGACATCGAAGAACTGCTAAGGCCGGAAGAACAGGCGAAAATCCAATTCGCCCGCAAACACTTCGAGGCCATCAACGCCGAAGTCCACTTCGAAGGACCGGAAAGTGACCCGCAGGATTTCATGCTGAGAGTCTGATGAAGTAGTGGACGGTTCGGCTGCTCCATTCGGGACTCAAAACCGTCCCTTTGCATCATTAAAAAACGCCCACAAGCGCGGAGTTGTTCGCAGCTTGTGGGCGTTTGTTTTTTTGCTTGGATGCAGGCCGCTTTAGACGGCTTTTTTCATTTTTGCGCTTGTTCCTTCAAGTCGGTTTTTGCGATATTCAGCCGCGGCAGTGAAGAGAACGTCTGTTGATGAGTTGAGCGCTGTTTCAAAGGAATCCTGAAGGACGCCAATGATGAAGCCGACGCCAACTACTTGCATGGCCACGTCATTCGGAATGCCGAAAAGACTGCACGCGAGCGGAATTAATAACAGTGAACCGCCGGCAACGCCCGAAGCGCCGCATGCTGCGACTGCGGACAGGACGCTGAGGATGATTGCAGTCGGAATGTCGACATTGATGCCGAGCGTGTTGACTGCTGCCAGTGTAAGGACGGAAATCGTCACAGCCGCTCCAGCCATGTTGATGGTCGCGCCAAGCGGAATGGAAACGGAATACGTATCCTTGTCCAATCCTAGTTTTTCACAAAGCCTCATATTGACGGGAATATTGGCCGCCGAGCTGCGTGTGAAGAAAGCGGTGATGCCGCTCTCCCTGATGCATTGGAGCACGAGCGGGTATGGATTCTGACGGGCCGTGAAGAATACGATCAGCGGATTGACGACGAAAGCGACAAACAGCATGCAGCCGATCAATACGCCCAGCAGTTTTCCATAACCCATCAGCGACTCAATGCCGCTTGTCAGGATTGAATCGATAACGAGACCCATGATGCCTAGCGGTGCGAAACGGATAACCCATTTAACAACCGTGGAAATAGCCTCAGAGAAATTCGAGATGACAGTTTTGGTAGAGTCTGGCGCGTTTTTCAGCGCAAGCCCAAGGACGACTGCCCAGGCAAGGATCCCGATATAATTTGCATTGAAAATCGCTTTGACCGGGTTGTCAACGACGTTCATCAATAAAGTCTTAAGAACTTCGATTACTCCGCCGGGGGCTTCCAGGCCTTCTGCTCCTTCCGCAAGGGTCAGGCTGACCGGGAAAATAAAGCTGGCTACTACCGCGATCAGGCCGGCAAGAAAGGTTCCTAACAGGTATAAGGTAAGAATGGATTTCATATTGGTTTTCTGTCCGCTCTTATGTTGTGCGATGGCCGACATAACCAAGAATAGAACGAGTATTGGCGCAACTGCTTTTAACGCGCCTACAAATAAGGAACCGAAAATGACCAATGACTTTGCAACACCCGGAACCGCCAAAGCCAGCACAATACCAATGGCAAGGCCGATGATGATTTGCTTTACAAGGCTTAGCTGATTCCATTTCCCCAATAGACTTTTCATACTTTCCCCCCACTTATGCAATATTACTTGCTGTTTTTTTGTATCCTTTGCGAACCCCCTGGCAAAAGATTCTTTTGCTAGAATCCCGCCTATCCGGCAAAGGTTACTAGTATTATATTGAAAATTTAGAACTATTACAATGGCAGGATTTTGACAATACTGAGACAGATGCGAAACAGATAGAAAAATATACTAATATAACAGAGGTAATACAGATGAAAAGCAACCATTGTACTCGAATGGAAGCACTGGCATCATTTGGTCGAGGCAGGAAGAACTGTCTCCTGCCTCTCATAGAGGAAACTGCGCGTATCTATCGAATAGGTAGTTTAAGAGATTAGCTGGGAGGGAGTCAGGATGGGGTTTAAGGAGTATGGGGAGTATGACGCGCTTGGGCTGGCTGGTCTAGTCAGGGGGAAGGAAGTCGAGCCGAAGGAGCTTATAGAGGAAGCGATTAATCGAATAGAAGCGCTGAATCCAAAGCTGAACGCTGTTATTAATAAAATGTATGAAAAAGCGAGGCTTTCGGCTGTTTCAGGCGAATTGACAGGAAAGTTTGCTGGCGTCCCGATGCTGTTGAAGGATATTACCCAGGAAATTAGTGGTGAACCGCTGACGGCCGGTTCGAAAGCGCTGCAGCATTACCGGGCGAGGCAAGATTCCACTTTTGCCGGTAAATTGCGAGAGGCTGGGGTGATCTTCGTTGGCCAGACGAACGTGCCGGAATTTGCATTGATGGGCATTACTGAACCGTCCCATTATGGCCCGACCCGTAATCCGTGGAATGTAAACCACACTCCAGGGGGATCGAGCGGAGGTTCGGCGGCGGCGGTGGCGTCTGGGATGGTGCCGATTGCAGGAGCGAACGATGGCGGCGGGTCAATCCGGATTCCCGCTGCATATTGCGGGCTGTTCGGGCTGAAACCGACGAGAGGGAGGACGCCGGTTGGGCCAATAGTCGGGAGGCAATGGCAAGGTGCGTCTGTGGAACATGTTCTTTCCAGGTCAGTCCGTGATAGTGCTGCTATGCTCGATGAACTTAAGGGAGTAAAGGAAAAGGGGGTGGCTTTTATGGCTCCCCATTTTGAAGGTTCTTACCTTGAACAGGCTTCCTTGCCGGCGGGCAAAGGTTTGCGGATTGCTTTTTCAGTGGACTCGCCTCTAGGGACTCCAGTGGAGACCGATTGCAAAAAAGCCGTCTTTGAAACCGCAAAGCTTTTAGAGAATATGGGCCATCAGGTGGAAGAAGCTGAGCCTCCTATTGATGGCAAAAAATTGGCCAATAGCTATTTGACGATGTACTTTGGCGAAGTCGCGGCCTCGATCGCTTCTCTGGAGGAAGTGCTTGGAAGGAAAGCGAAATTTACGGATGTGGAACCAACAAC is a genomic window containing:
- a CDS encoding type III restriction-modification system endonuclease, which gives rise to MKLKFQADLGYQRQAIDSIVNIFRGQSTRQSNFTVSYGEDAGMIQTDLGIGNRLDLTKNEILKNVQEIQIQNGLARSEALDGMNFTVEMETGTGKTYVYLRSIYELNKQYGFTKFVIVVPSVAIREGVYKSLQITEQHFKELYDRQPLEYFIYDSEKLDQVRNFATATAIQVMIINIDAFRKSFADPEKEDKANVIHRANDRLNGYRPIEFIQQTNPIVIIDEPQSVDTTPKSKEAISSLAPMCTLRYSATHIDKYNMIFRLDAVDAYNEKLVKKIEVMSVRSEQSFNLPFMKLLEVKERKAKIELDVEANGKVKRVVKIVKNGDDLYDLSGDRELYRGFRVEQIDWTPGNESVEINGHYLAIGDALGEVDDETIKRYQIRRTIEEHLDKELRYNHRGIKVLSLFFIDKVANYRDYDKSGNPVKGKYALMFEEEYRILARKPKYRTLFDDIDVDVEVERIHNGYFAQDKKGLLKDTKGNTAADTDVYSLIMKDKERLLSLEEPLRFIFSHSALREGWDNPNVFQICTLKDSGGTYVSRRQEIGRGLRLAVNQDGERVADYNVNTLTVMANESYEEFVANLQTEMEEQTGIVFGKIEKHIFARLAYLDQEKDEPVAMGYDLSAKLYESLKSGGYVDQKEKATAKLKEALENYEVELPDEFEPWKTAVLKELKHITSRLPVKDASRKKKVKLNKAVIDSKDFLELWDRIKYKTVFSIDFDSEELIRKTVEAIGKMNRIDKVRIISRKDRVAGFDRITGVSGSVVSERVEDYVESAHVLPDVITELQNRTNLTRKTIVRILTGCKRLEDFKNNPQKFIQEVTKIIQREMKLLLRDGIKYYKMDDDSYYAVELFKNEELLAYLNDNAVESRKSPFDHVLYDSEIEESFAKRFEDDENVRVYVKLPGWFKIETPVGNYNPDWAAVINKNGEEKLYFVLETKGTDIEELLRPEEQAKIQFARKHFEAINAEVHFEGPESDPQDFMLRV
- a CDS encoding amidase — protein: MGFKEYGEYDALGLAGLVRGKEVEPKELIEEAINRIEALNPKLNAVINKMYEKARLSAVSGELTGKFAGVPMLLKDITQEISGEPLTAGSKALQHYRARQDSTFAGKLREAGVIFVGQTNVPEFALMGITEPSHYGPTRNPWNVNHTPGGSSGGSAAAVASGMVPIAGANDGGGSIRIPAAYCGLFGLKPTRGRTPVGPIVGRQWQGASVEHVLSRSVRDSAAMLDELKGVKEKGVAFMAPHFEGSYLEQASLPAGKGLRIAFSVDSPLGTPVETDCKKAVFETAKLLENMGHQVEEAEPPIDGKKLANSYLTMYFGEVAASIASLEEVLGRKAKFTDVEPTTWLLGLLGKATTAGEFVTSLREWDKAAYTMEEFHQTYDFYMTPTTAYPPAKIGELNPGTAEKFAMSAMGRTGSGSLLKKIGIVDQLAEKSLMRTPFTQLANLTGQPAMSVPMHITSGGLPLGVQFIAARGREDILLRLAGELEKSELWLKHAKVPPLYST
- the sstT gene encoding serine/threonine transporter SstT, with the translated sequence MKSLLGKWNQLSLVKQIIIGLAIGIVLALAVPGVAKSLVIFGSLFVGALKAVAPILVLFLVMSAIAQHKSGQKTNMKSILTLYLLGTFLAGLIAVVASFIFPVSLTLAEGAEGLEAPGGVIEVLKTLLMNVVDNPVKAIFNANYIGILAWAVVLGLALKNAPDSTKTVISNFSEAISTVVKWVIRFAPLGIMGLVIDSILTSGIESLMGYGKLLGVLIGCMLFVAFVVNPLIVFFTARQNPYPLVLQCIRESGITAFFTRSSAANIPVNMRLCEKLGLDKDTYSVSIPLGATINMAGAAVTISVLTLAAVNTLGINVDIPTAIILSVLSAVAACGASGVAGGSLLLIPLACSLFGIPNDVAMQVVGVGFIIGVLQDSFETALNSSTDVLFTAAAEYRKNRLEGTSAKMKKAV